One genomic region from Thalassotalea sp. PS06 encodes:
- a CDS encoding AAA family ATPase, with protein sequence MQQKVSIARAVIHKPDVLVLDEPTTGLDIMATEIILEFIELTKEQGTAVIFSTHHLDEVAMLADRVTVIDKGTSAFSDSLDAFRELSPDHDLRRSFMHVLEQGNHHVASI encoded by the coding sequence ATGCAGCAAAAGGTGTCCATTGCCCGAGCTGTTATCCATAAACCGGATGTACTGGTGTTAGATGAACCTACTACCGGGTTGGATATCATGGCGACAGAAATCATTCTTGAATTTATTGAACTGACCAAAGAGCAGGGCACCGCGGTGATTTTTTCCACCCATCACCTCGATGAGGTGGCAATGCTGGCGGATCGAGTAACGGTTATCGATAAGGGAACCAGTGCTTTTTCGGATTCACTTGATGCGTTCCGGGAATTGAGTCCAGACCATGATTTACGTCGTTCATTTATGCATGTGTTAGAGCAGGGGAATCATCATGTGGCAAGTATTTAA
- a CDS encoding ABC transporter permease — protein MWQVFNKELIELLRDTKTLFFIIALPMVVFPVLFGLIGFLGSTAALKEHQKMVRYVLVNPEASDRFANTMFYHSDFEKVDLELSGEEDYINAIKTKKADLVIVLNPDFEQHFEAGESSHWQVYYNGANVISGIGIKVKEAFEEFVTVLQDKILAEKGFSASELLAFKDPVIFEQHDTADDRESFGETLGGFIPYILIPLCLTGAMYPAIDLGAGEKERGTIETLLLTPVSRFSIVIGKFLTITATAMMTALITIFSMVFWSFIIGSLFDVSQVSSILASVSWFDYLLMVLLLLPVSAIFSAILLAISIYASSYKEAQNYMGPLTILVIFPIIAPMLPGIKLNFMWALVPISNVALAIKELLKGTIEYSYLVPIFISTGIFAFLSIAFCVYWFNKESVLFR, from the coding sequence ATGTGGCAAGTATTTAATAAAGAGCTCATTGAGCTGCTCAGAGACACCAAAACGCTGTTTTTTATCATCGCCTTACCTATGGTGGTATTCCCGGTCCTTTTCGGCTTAATTGGCTTTTTAGGCTCAACCGCAGCCCTTAAAGAACACCAGAAAATGGTGCGCTACGTGCTTGTTAATCCGGAAGCATCGGACCGTTTTGCCAATACCATGTTCTATCATAGCGATTTTGAAAAAGTCGATTTAGAACTGAGCGGTGAGGAAGATTACATCAATGCCATTAAAACCAAAAAAGCCGATTTAGTTATTGTTCTAAACCCAGATTTTGAACAGCACTTTGAGGCAGGTGAGTCCAGTCATTGGCAGGTTTATTACAACGGCGCCAATGTCATTTCCGGCATAGGCATCAAAGTTAAAGAGGCCTTTGAAGAATTTGTGACTGTATTGCAGGATAAGATACTCGCCGAAAAAGGCTTTAGTGCCAGTGAGCTGTTAGCGTTCAAAGATCCGGTGATTTTCGAGCAACACGATACCGCCGATGACAGGGAAAGTTTTGGCGAAACCTTAGGTGGATTTATACCCTACATTCTTATTCCATTATGTCTGACGGGCGCCATGTACCCAGCGATTGATCTCGGCGCCGGTGAGAAAGAACGGGGCACCATTGAAACCCTGCTGCTAACACCGGTATCGAGGTTCTCGATTGTAATCGGCAAGTTTTTAACCATTACCGCAACGGCGATGATGACGGCATTAATCACCATATTTTCCATGGTTTTCTGGTCGTTTATTATTGGTAGTCTGTTCGATGTATCTCAGGTTTCAAGTATTCTCGCTTCGGTAAGCTGGTTTGATTACCTGTTGATGGTTTTATTGTTGTTGCCGGTATCAGCAATCTTCTCGGCAATTTTGCTGGCGATATCCATATATGCAAGCTCCTACAAAGAAGCGCAAAACTATATGGGGCCGCTAACCATACTGGTAATATTCCCGATAATTGCGCCTATGTTACCGGGGATAAAACTCAACTTTATGTGGGCTCTGGTGCCTATTTCGAATGTCGCTCTGGCGATAAAAGAGTTGTTAAAAGGTACCATTGAATACAGTTATTTGGTCCCCATTTTTATCTCAACCGGTATTTTCGCGTTTTTATCTATCGCTTTTTGCGTGTACTGGTTTAACAAAGAATCGGTATTATTCCGCTAA
- the pheS gene encoding phenylalanine--tRNA ligase subunit alpha: MNLEEIISQAEEAVASATEVAGLDQVRVEFLGKKGKLTEQLKSLGKLSAEERPKAGQLINQAKQQVQALIHQRGELLRAEQIKQKLAAEAIDVTLPGRTSEAGSLHPVSRTIARIETFFSELGFAVKSGPEVEDDFHNFDALNIPAHHPARADHDTFYFNPKLVLRTQTSGVQIRTMEVEKPPLRIISPGRVYRNDYDQTHTPMFHQVEGLMVDKDVSFTHLKGILHDFLHNFFEEDLEIRFRPSYFPFTEPSAEVDVKGKNGKWLEVLGCGMVHPNVLRSVGIDPEEYSGFAFGMGVERLTMLRYGVNDLRAFFENDLRFLKQFK; this comes from the coding sequence ATGAATTTAGAAGAGATTATCTCGCAAGCTGAAGAAGCAGTAGCGAGCGCTACAGAAGTTGCCGGCCTGGATCAGGTTCGTGTCGAATTTCTGGGCAAAAAAGGTAAGTTGACGGAACAGTTAAAATCTCTCGGCAAATTGAGTGCCGAAGAGCGTCCGAAAGCTGGTCAACTTATCAACCAGGCCAAACAACAGGTTCAGGCGTTAATCCACCAACGTGGTGAATTATTGCGTGCTGAGCAAATCAAGCAAAAACTGGCCGCTGAAGCAATTGATGTAACCTTACCAGGTCGCACTAGCGAAGCCGGTAGTCTACACCCGGTTAGTCGCACCATTGCACGTATTGAGACATTTTTCTCGGAATTAGGTTTTGCAGTAAAATCCGGCCCGGAAGTGGAAGATGATTTCCATAACTTTGATGCTTTGAATATTCCGGCGCATCACCCGGCTCGTGCCGATCACGATACCTTCTACTTCAACCCGAAATTGGTTTTGCGCACGCAAACCTCAGGCGTACAAATTCGTACCATGGAAGTAGAAAAGCCGCCATTACGCATCATTTCTCCGGGCCGTGTATATCGTAACGATTACGACCAGACTCATACGCCGATGTTCCATCAGGTGGAAGGTCTGATGGTGGATAAAGACGTAAGCTTTACCCACTTAAAAGGCATTTTGCATGATTTTCTTCACAACTTTTTTGAAGAAGATTTAGAAATTCGTTTCCGTCCTTCTTACTTCCCATTCACTGAACCTTCAGCAGAAGTTGATGTGAAAGGTAAAAACGGTAAGTGGTTAGAGGTTCTAGGCTGCGGTATGGTGCACCCGAATGTTCTTCGCAGTGTTGGTATCGATCCAGAAGAATACAGCGGTTTTGCCTTCGGTATGGGTGTAGAGCGTTTAACCATGTTGCGTTATGGCGTTAATGACCTGCGCGCATTTTTTGAAAATGATCTTCGTTTCTTGAAGCAGTTTAAGTAG
- the pheT gene encoding phenylalanine--tRNA ligase subunit beta, giving the protein MKFSESWLREWVNPANTSEELTHQITMAGLEVDGVDAVAGEFTNVVVGEVIECGQHPDADKLQVTKVNVGDEVVDIVCGAKNCRLGLKVAVAKVGAVLPGNFKIKKAKLRGQPSFGMLCSESELGMAESADGIIELPNDAPVGVDIREYLTLDDVTIDVDLTSNRGDCLGIRGLAREVGVLNNLEVNEVSCEPQAPSIDDLLPIEITAGEACPRYLGRVIKGINVNATTPLWMVEKLRRCGVRAIDPVVDVTNYVLLELGHPMHAFDLAKIDGGINVRFAKAEEPLTLLDGQEVKLNEQTLVISDHSKPLAMAGIFGGEDSGVSANTQDILLESAFFAPLAILGKARQYGLHTDASHRYERGVDPELQFAAMERATALLLEIVGGQAGPIVEAKSEQHLPKATPVTLRRSKLDSRIGIHIETEQVTEILTRLGFAVTFSDDQWSVEVPPYRFDISIEEDLTEEVARVYGYNNIPNVAPQAKLTMRQHHEASLNIGKFKDTLVTRGYQEAITYSFVDPKIQQLLFPEQEVLTLPHPISSEMSVMRVSLWPGLLQSVVYNQNRQQSRVRLFESGLSFIPDSDAENGVRQEPMFAGVITGLRSGEHWQLEKAGVDFFDAKGDVEALLALTADSSAYEFKAAEHSALHPGQTAAIYRGEELVGFVGAVHPELERKLGLNGRTLVFELRQSEILTQAIPEAQDISKFPANRRDIAVIVKDDISANSVLQLIEKVGTNHLVDLELFDVYQGKGIEPGYKSLAIALTLQDKERTLEEKDINNVVQTVVQALTTELDASLRD; this is encoded by the coding sequence ATGAAATTTAGTGAATCCTGGTTAAGAGAATGGGTGAACCCGGCAAATACTTCTGAAGAACTGACGCATCAAATCACCATGGCCGGTCTTGAAGTAGACGGCGTTGATGCGGTTGCTGGCGAGTTTACCAATGTGGTTGTTGGTGAAGTGATTGAATGTGGCCAGCACCCTGATGCAGACAAATTACAGGTTACCAAAGTAAACGTTGGTGACGAAGTGGTTGATATTGTATGTGGCGCCAAAAACTGTCGCCTGGGCTTAAAAGTTGCGGTTGCTAAAGTTGGCGCGGTTCTGCCGGGTAACTTTAAAATCAAAAAAGCTAAGCTTCGCGGTCAACCATCTTTCGGTATGCTTTGCTCAGAATCTGAGCTTGGCATGGCAGAAAGCGCTGATGGCATTATCGAGCTACCAAATGATGCGCCAGTAGGTGTTGATATTCGTGAATACTTAACGCTTGATGATGTCACCATCGATGTGGATTTAACCTCAAACCGTGGTGATTGCTTAGGTATTCGTGGCCTTGCCCGTGAGGTTGGCGTATTAAACAACCTTGAAGTCAACGAAGTAAGCTGTGAGCCACAAGCACCGTCAATTGATGATCTACTGCCGATTGAAATCACTGCCGGCGAAGCTTGTCCTCGCTACTTAGGCCGTGTGATCAAAGGTATCAATGTTAATGCCACCACACCATTGTGGATGGTAGAAAAGCTACGCCGTTGTGGTGTCCGTGCTATCGACCCTGTGGTTGATGTAACGAACTACGTATTACTTGAGCTTGGTCATCCAATGCACGCATTCGATTTAGCGAAAATCGATGGCGGTATCAATGTTCGTTTTGCTAAAGCCGAAGAGCCATTAACTTTGCTTGATGGTCAGGAAGTAAAACTGAACGAACAAACATTAGTCATTAGCGACCACAGCAAGCCATTAGCGATGGCGGGTATCTTCGGTGGTGAAGATTCTGGCGTATCTGCTAATACTCAGGATATCTTGTTAGAAAGTGCTTTCTTCGCACCATTAGCAATTCTAGGTAAAGCCCGTCAATACGGTTTGCACACCGATGCATCGCACCGTTATGAGCGTGGTGTTGACCCGGAACTACAGTTTGCAGCAATGGAACGCGCTACCGCGCTATTGCTTGAAATTGTTGGTGGTCAGGCTGGCCCAATCGTTGAAGCTAAATCTGAACAGCATTTACCTAAAGCAACGCCAGTAACCTTGCGTCGCTCAAAATTAGACAGCCGTATCGGTATTCACATTGAAACCGAACAGGTTACTGAGATCCTAACTCGTTTAGGTTTTGCGGTTACCTTTAGTGATGACCAATGGTCGGTTGAAGTGCCGCCGTATCGTTTTGATATCAGCATTGAAGAAGACTTAACCGAAGAAGTTGCCCGTGTTTATGGCTACAACAACATTCCAAATGTTGCTCCACAAGCCAAACTGACCATGCGTCAGCACCACGAAGCAAGCCTTAATATCGGTAAGTTCAAAGACACCTTGGTTACTCGTGGTTACCAGGAAGCAATTACTTATAGCTTCGTTGATCCAAAAATTCAGCAATTACTATTCCCTGAGCAGGAAGTATTGACCTTACCACACCCGATTTCCTCGGAAATGTCGGTTATGCGCGTAAGCTTATGGCCAGGTCTGTTGCAATCGGTTGTTTATAACCAGAATCGTCAGCAAAGCCGTGTGCGTTTATTCGAAAGCGGTTTGAGCTTTATCCCGGATAGCGATGCGGAAAATGGTGTTCGTCAGGAACCTATGTTTGCCGGTGTTATCACCGGTCTTCGCAGCGGTGAGCACTGGCAGCTGGAAAAAGCTGGTGTTGATTTCTTCGATGCCAAAGGCGACGTTGAAGCACTACTTGCGTTAACCGCAGACAGCAGCGCTTACGAGTTTAAAGCGGCTGAGCACAGCGCACTGCACCCAGGTCAAACAGCGGCAATTTATCGCGGTGAAGAGCTTGTTGGTTTCGTTGGTGCGGTTCATCCAGAGCTTGAGCGTAAGCTTGGATTAAACGGTCGTACCTTGGTATTTGAACTGCGTCAGAGCGAAATTTTGACTCAGGCAATCCCAGAAGCTCAGGATATTTCCAAATTCCCAGCTAACCGACGTGATATTGCGGTTATCGTAAAAGATGACATCAGTGCAAATTCTGTGCTACAACTCATTGAAAAGGTTGGCACAAATCATCTAGTTGACCTAGAATTGTTTGATGTATATCAGGGCAAGGGAATAGAGCCTGGCTATAAGAGTCTGGCAATCGCATTAACCTTGCAAGACAAGGAACGTACTCTGGAAGAGAAAGACATCAATAATGTTGTGCAAACCGTTGTGCAGGCCCTGACCACTGAACTTGATGCATCATTGAGAGACTAA
- the ihfA gene encoding integration host factor subunit alpha, translated as MALTKAEVSEHLYEQLGLSKRDAKMMVEEFFEEIRACLENGEQVKLSGFGNFDLRVKNERPGRNPKTGEDIPISARKVVTFRPGQKLKARVEESNKD; from the coding sequence ATGGCGCTAACTAAAGCAGAAGTATCTGAACACTTGTACGAACAACTCGGATTAAGCAAACGCGACGCGAAAATGATGGTGGAGGAATTCTTTGAAGAAATCCGAGCCTGTCTGGAAAATGGCGAGCAAGTAAAGCTGTCCGGTTTTGGTAATTTTGATTTGCGAGTGAAAAATGAGCGCCCAGGTCGAAACCCAAAAACAGGTGAAGACATTCCAATCTCTGCACGTAAAGTAGTGACGTTCCGCCCGGGACAGAAACTAAAAGCTCGTGTAGAAGAATCGAACAAAGATTAG